The Thomasclavelia ramosa DSM 1402 genome includes a region encoding these proteins:
- a CDS encoding FN3 domain-containing metallophosphoesterase family protein yields MKKNKVLKVSMATLALLMSAGYVAQDYQVTPTYAETTKIGDSAQLISTATTWKYLDNNVDPGTETDRYAWTKADYNDSEWKSEAGKFGAKKGKLEDLGDGFVPTVLLNQYINGVNGDDIPAFFFRTTVNISNLDDFSSLSGKLYYDDAAIVYINGVKVASFDEPEGGFESNMSYGGSNASNPKEGVISLTKEQLKDVIKTGQNTIAVELHQGRASSSDIYFEFNNLQVDYGQEETTVEQKALNLTIGEDETRMNLTWYANTNTSGTVQLAKAGAMINGEFPSQFTTVEATNNQANDKGFYYNQATLANLEENTKYVYRVVNGDQVSKIYDFTTKDFDGSYNFIFAGDPQIGASGSASKDTEGWDKTLSDSINKFNPNFILSAGDQVNTASDENQYSGYLDHEELTSVPQATTIGNHDSSSNAYTQHFNLPNETAKGETAAGTDYWYVYNNTLFMNINTNNTSTAEHKAFMKEAIKENQDVRWKVVVFHHSVYSVASHSVESSILKRREELTPVFDDLGIDVVLMGHDHVYVRSNMMKGMKVSQETEDLTSVTDPEGILYLTANSASGSKYYDIKTNISTDFVAKMDQSKQRSISNIEVSENSFKVTTYLYNSNDNQWSTLDEFTINKSVETNNQEITLVPEETANDIRVVAPVGTVEKNSTLSAVEVNEGDLYQGIKNTLNTILGSDKDFKVFDLSLIKNGNIINPLGKVQLSLALPEGYDASKLLIYQVQDSQNNDITLNSITYTIKDGRIIIETASLGQFVLVNNVENKKPDTGNGSNTNLPTVKPSNTNNSTTTTNNKVVTGDNSNLIAWGTLLFTALGCSLVAYKSKKEEKLK; encoded by the coding sequence ATGAAAAAAAACAAAGTTTTAAAAGTTTCAATGGCGACATTAGCATTGTTGATGTCGGCTGGATATGTAGCGCAAGATTATCAAGTTACACCAACTTATGCTGAAACAACAAAAATTGGAGATTCAGCGCAATTGATTAGTACGGCAACAACATGGAAATATTTAGACAATAATGTTGATCCGGGAACTGAAACTGACCGTTATGCCTGGACAAAAGCAGATTATAACGATTCAGAGTGGAAAAGTGAAGCTGGAAAATTTGGTGCAAAAAAAGGAAAATTAGAAGATTTAGGCGATGGTTTTGTACCAACAGTTTTATTAAATCAATATATTAATGGAGTTAATGGAGATGATATTCCAGCATTCTTCTTTAGAACTACAGTTAATATTAGTAATTTAGATGATTTCAGTAGTCTAAGTGGGAAACTCTATTATGATGATGCAGCAATTGTTTATATCAACGGTGTTAAGGTAGCATCGTTTGATGAACCAGAGGGTGGCTTTGAATCAAACATGTCTTATGGCGGTTCAAATGCTAGTAATCCTAAAGAAGGAGTTATTTCACTAACAAAAGAACAGTTAAAAGATGTTATTAAGACTGGTCAAAATACGATTGCTGTAGAATTACATCAGGGTCGTGCGAGCAGTTCAGATATCTATTTTGAGTTTAATAATCTTCAAGTTGATTACGGCCAAGAAGAAACAACAGTTGAACAAAAGGCGCTTAATTTAACTATCGGTGAAGATGAAACAAGAATGAATCTTACCTGGTACGCTAATACTAATACTTCGGGAACTGTTCAGCTGGCTAAAGCAGGAGCTATGATCAATGGTGAATTCCCAAGTCAATTTACAACGGTTGAAGCTACGAATAATCAGGCAAACGATAAGGGATTTTACTATAACCAAGCAACATTGGCTAACTTAGAAGAAAATACTAAATATGTATATCGCGTTGTTAATGGTGATCAAGTGAGCAAAATTTATGATTTCACAACTAAAGATTTTGATGGAAGTTATAACTTCATCTTTGCAGGTGATCCACAAATTGGAGCAAGTGGTAGTGCTTCAAAAGATACAGAAGGATGGGATAAAACATTAAGTGATTCAATTAATAAGTTTAATCCAAACTTCATTCTTTCAGCTGGTGACCAAGTTAATACTGCAAGTGACGAGAATCAATACAGTGGCTACTTAGATCATGAAGAATTAACAAGTGTACCTCAGGCAACAACAATCGGAAATCATGATAGTAGTTCAAATGCTTATACACAACATTTCAATTTGCCAAATGAAACTGCTAAAGGGGAAACTGCAGCAGGAACTGATTATTGGTATGTTTATAATAATACTTTATTTATGAATATCAATACAAATAATACAAGTACCGCAGAACACAAAGCATTTATGAAAGAAGCAATTAAGGAAAATCAAGATGTTCGTTGGAAAGTAGTTGTTTTCCATCACTCAGTTTATTCAGTTGCTTCTCATTCAGTAGAGAGTTCTATTTTAAAACGTCGTGAAGAATTAACACCTGTATTTGATGATTTAGGTATTGATGTTGTTTTAATGGGACATGACCATGTTTATGTACGTAGTAATATGATGAAAGGAATGAAAGTTAGTCAAGAAACAGAGGATTTAACTAGTGTAACAGATCCTGAAGGAATCTTATATTTAACTGCCAATTCAGCAAGTGGCAGCAAGTATTATGATATCAAGACTAATATTAGTACTGACTTTGTTGCTAAAATGGATCAATCAAAACAACGTTCAATTTCAAATATTGAAGTTAGTGAAAATAGTTTTAAAGTAACAACTTATTTATACAACAGTAATGATAATCAATGGTCAACTTTAGATGAATTCACTATTAATAAATCAGTTGAAACAAACAATCAAGAAATTACATTAGTACCAGAAGAAACAGCAAATGATATTAGAGTAGTTGCTCCAGTAGGAACAGTTGAAAAAAACAGTACTTTATCAGCAGTTGAAGTGAATGAGGGTGACTTATATCAAGGAATTAAAAATACCTTAAATACTATTTTAGGTAGTGATAAGGATTTTAAAGTATTTGATCTATCACTAATCAAAAATGGAAATATTATAAATCCATTAGGAAAGGTTCAATTATCATTAGCACTACCAGAGGGATATGATGCTAGTAAGTTATTGATCTATCAAGTACAAGATAGTCAAAACAATGATATAACACTAAATTCGATTACATATACAATTAAAGATGGACGGATTATTATTGAAACAGCTTCATTAGGACAATTTGTTTTAGTTAACAATGTAGAAAATAAAAAGCCAGATACAGGTAATGGTTCAAATACTAATCTTCCAACAGTTAAGCCATCAAATACAAATAATTCTACTACAACGACAAATAATAAGGTTGTAACCGGTGATAATAGTAATCTTATTGCTTGGGGAACATTATTGTTTACAGCTTTGGGATGTTCATTAGTTGCTTATAAATCAAAAAAAGAAGAAAAGTTAAAATAA
- a CDS encoding glycoside hydrolase family 1 protein, whose amino-acid sequence MNFPKNFLWGGAIAANQAEGAYDEDGKGLNVTDVSTGLINVPDYRVIPGKYYPSHEAIDFYHRYKEDLQLMSEMGFNCFRTSISWGRIFPNGDDEEPNEAGLNYYEEMFNYMLELGMEPVITISHYETPIHLVEQYGGWKSRELICFFEKYCRTLFNRYKDLVKYWMTFNEINNVHTIPFAAGAIRHDSNLQDKFQAAHNMFVASSRANKLCHEIIPDAKIGCMLSLSGVYPATCKPEDVMGAYNLRRRSLFFSDVMIRGKYPSYIKRIFEENNIQLDTRPEDFELIKDYPSQYLGFSYYRTTTYEDGMPILGNTGGVIGKANPYLKETPWGWQIDPLGLRYVCNELYDRYQVPLFIVENGMGNIDQIEVDGSINDDYRIAYIRDHLEALKEAIKDGVDLIGYTYWGPIDIVSAGTGEMKKRYGFIYVDKDNQGHGTLKRSKKKSFEWFKKVIASNGDDLS is encoded by the coding sequence ATGAACTTTCCAAAGAATTTTTTATGGGGTGGTGCAATTGCTGCCAATCAAGCTGAAGGGGCTTATGATGAAGATGGGAAAGGGCTTAATGTTACTGACGTTAGTACAGGATTAATCAATGTACCTGACTATCGTGTTATTCCTGGTAAATATTATCCTAGTCATGAGGCCATTGATTTTTATCATCGGTATAAAGAAGATTTGCAATTGATGAGTGAGATGGGATTTAATTGTTTTAGAACAAGTATTTCATGGGGGCGTATTTTTCCTAATGGTGATGATGAAGAGCCAAATGAAGCAGGGTTAAATTACTATGAGGAAATGTTTAATTATATGCTGGAGCTGGGAATGGAACCAGTTATAACGATTTCACATTATGAAACACCAATACATTTAGTAGAACAATATGGTGGCTGGAAATCTAGAGAACTGATTTGTTTTTTTGAAAAATATTGTCGAACACTTTTTAATCGTTATAAAGATTTAGTAAAATATTGGATGACTTTTAATGAAATAAATAATGTTCATACGATTCCTTTTGCTGCTGGAGCAATCCGTCATGATAGTAATCTACAAGATAAATTTCAAGCGGCTCATAATATGTTTGTTGCAAGTAGTCGAGCAAATAAGCTGTGTCATGAAATTATTCCAGATGCAAAGATTGGTTGTATGCTGTCATTAAGTGGTGTTTATCCAGCTACTTGTAAACCTGAAGATGTAATGGGTGCTTATAATTTACGTCGTCGTTCATTATTTTTCAGTGATGTGATGATTAGAGGTAAATATCCAAGTTATATTAAACGAATTTTTGAGGAAAATAATATTCAGTTGGACACACGTCCTGAAGATTTTGAATTAATTAAAGATTACCCTTCACAATATTTAGGATTTAGTTATTATCGAACAACAACATATGAAGATGGAATGCCAATTTTAGGTAATACTGGCGGTGTCATTGGAAAAGCTAATCCATATTTAAAAGAAACACCATGGGGCTGGCAAATTGATCCTTTAGGATTACGTTATGTATGCAATGAGCTTTATGATCGCTATCAAGTACCTTTGTTTATTGTAGAAAATGGAATGGGAAATATTGATCAGATTGAAGTGGATGGCTCAATCAATGATGATTATCGAATTGCCTATATTCGAGATCATCTCGAAGCTTTAAAGGAAGCAATTAAAGATGGTGTTGATTTGATTGGATATACTTACTGGGGTCCTATTGATATTGTTTCAGCAGGTACTGGCGAAATGAAGAAACGTTATGGTTTTATCTATGTTGATAAAGATAATCAAGGTCATGGAACTTTAAAACGTTCTAAAAAGAAATCATTTGAATGGTTCAAAAAAGTTATTGCCTCTAATGGTGATGATTTAAGTTAA
- a CDS encoding HAD family hydrolase, whose product MNLKLVIFDMDGLMYDTEQIGMDCLINAAQKFGYVIDQEFGLSSIGMNANDYQKLVKEKFGADYPYDLISKESRKTRMAYLRKNGMIIKPGLCELINYLQKKEIKLALASSSSKETIDEYNHLAGFDNVFDYIIAGNMVEHSKPDPEIFLKVLEHFELKKNEALILEDSRNGIMAAHNANIPVICVPDLVKHGQDITKLTYATLPSLNEVKLEIEKIITK is encoded by the coding sequence ATGAATTTAAAATTAGTGATTTTTGATATGGATGGTTTAATGTATGATACTGAACAAATTGGAATGGATTGTTTAATCAATGCAGCTCAAAAATTTGGTTATGTTATTGATCAAGAATTTGGATTAAGTTCAATTGGCATGAATGCTAATGATTACCAAAAATTAGTTAAAGAAAAATTTGGTGCTGATTATCCTTATGATCTAATTAGTAAAGAATCACGTAAAACACGAATGGCTTATTTAAGAAAAAATGGAATGATAATCAAACCTGGTTTATGTGAATTAATAAATTATTTACAAAAAAAAGAAATTAAGCTTGCTTTAGCATCATCGTCAAGTAAAGAGACAATCGATGAGTATAATCATCTTGCTGGATTTGATAATGTCTTTGATTACATTATTGCTGGAAATATGGTTGAACATAGTAAGCCGGATCCGGAGATCTTTTTAAAAGTGCTTGAACACTTTGAGTTGAAAAAAAATGAAGCTTTGATTTTAGAAGATTCTCGTAATGGAATCATGGCCGCTCATAATGCAAATATTCCCGTGATCTGTGTACCTGACTTAGTTAAACATGGTCAAGATATTACTAAATTAACATATGCCACATTACCTTCATTGAATGAAGTTAAATTAGAAATTGAAAAGATAATCACTAAATAA
- a CDS encoding HAD family hydrolase, whose product MILELVIFDMDGLMFDTEPLGAVCFASAAKQFGYIIEEEFRYKLIGINANDHYALMKSKFGQDCPAKEIHELSKKLRSDYLYKHGIVIKPGLFELITYLKNKGIKIAVASSSAYSKINEYLALAGLKNIFDLIVGGDDLEHGKPDPEIFLKVLKYFKIAADHALVLEDSTNGILAANAANIPVVCIPDYLPDCKEVLARTSAVLPSLVEVKNEIMKIFEENRVCSFL is encoded by the coding sequence ATGATATTGGAATTGGTGATTTTTGATATGGATGGTTTAATGTTTGATACAGAACCATTGGGAGCAGTCTGTTTTGCAAGTGCGGCTAAACAATTTGGATACATAATTGAAGAAGAATTTCGCTATAAGCTGATTGGAATCAATGCCAATGATCATTATGCTTTGATGAAATCAAAATTTGGTCAAGATTGTCCAGCAAAAGAGATTCATGAATTATCAAAAAAACTTAGAAGCGATTATTTATATAAGCATGGGATCGTAATTAAACCTGGCTTATTTGAATTAATCACATATTTAAAGAATAAAGGAATAAAAATAGCAGTTGCATCTTCTTCTGCCTATAGTAAGATTAATGAATATTTAGCTTTAGCTGGTTTAAAGAATATTTTTGATTTGATTGTTGGCGGTGATGATCTTGAACATGGTAAACCAGATCCGGAAATTTTTTTAAAAGTTTTAAAATATTTTAAAATAGCGGCTGATCATGCTCTTGTTTTAGAAGATTCAACAAATGGAATATTGGCAGCAAATGCCGCTAATATTCCAGTGGTTTGTATTCCAGATTATCTTCCTGATTGTAAAGAAGTATTAGCTCGTACATCTGCTGTATTACCATCATTAGTCGAGGTGAAAAATGAGATTATGAAAATTTTTGAGGAAAATCGGGTATGCAGTTTTTTGTAA
- a CDS encoding esterase family protein, which translates to MKVEYFKEYSNCLNREMEFKIYGHTGIPLLVFPAQDGRFYDFENFGMVSVIADKIEAGSIQVFCLDSIDGECWSDEGGNGPHRTYMMEQWYYYVMNELIPRIFDINGTGQKIYTTGCSMGATHAANFMFRRPDIFQGCICLSGYYDSDLFFGNYHDERLYNNSPIQYLEGMSYDHPYVEMYRHCDIILCCGQGAWEDEMIYSTHRMQELLENKDIPAWIDYWGYDVNHDWDWWQIQLPYFINHIL; encoded by the coding sequence ATGAAAGTTGAATATTTTAAAGAATATAGTAATTGTTTAAATAGAGAAATGGAATTTAAAATCTATGGGCATACCGGCATTCCGCTATTAGTTTTTCCTGCTCAAGATGGTCGGTTTTATGATTTTGAGAATTTTGGTATGGTAAGTGTGATTGCAGACAAGATCGAAGCGGGATCAATACAAGTATTTTGTTTAGATAGTATTGATGGGGAATGTTGGTCTGATGAAGGCGGAAATGGACCGCATCGTACTTATATGATGGAGCAGTGGTACTATTATGTTATGAATGAACTAATTCCAAGAATTTTTGATATTAATGGTACTGGTCAAAAAATATATACTACAGGATGTTCAATGGGAGCGACTCATGCAGCTAATTTTATGTTTAGGCGACCTGATATATTTCAAGGATGCATTTGTTTGAGTGGATATTATGATAGTGATTTATTTTTTGGTAATTATCATGATGAGAGACTTTATAATAATAGTCCTATTCAATATTTAGAAGGAATGTCATATGATCATCCATATGTAGAAATGTACCGCCATTGTGATATTATTCTATGCTGTGGTCAAGGTGCCTGGGAAGATGAAATGATCTATTCAACTCATCGTATGCAAGAATTATTGGAGAATAAGGATATTCCAGCTTGGATTGATTATTGGGGATATGATGTTAATCATGATTGGGACTGGTGGCAAATTCAATTGCCGTATTTTATAAATCATATTTTATAG
- a CDS encoding glycoside hydrolase family 1 protein produces the protein MSFPKGFLWGGATAANQLEGGWNEGGKGISCPDICTGGSHTQSKRITPTLEEGTFYPSHMAIDHYHRFKEDIALFAKMGFKVYRFSIAWTRIFPNGDETTPNEEGLKFYEDLIDECLKYNIEPLITISHYEVPFGLTKKCNAWASREMIDYYMNYCKTIFERYKGKVKYWLTFNEINSATMPMGAFLSQGILNEQEKSTDFTNQVDDPQLRFQGLHHQFIASAKAVQLAHEIDPDYKVGNMMIYATSYPLTCDPDDIIKNQQQNHIMNYFCSDVQCRGYYPTYMKRYFKENNIEVTMEPGDEEILKAGPVDFYTFSYYMSVCQTADPTKGAGEGNILGGVANPYLKASDWGWQIDPKGLRYSLNEIYDRYQIPVMVVENGLGAYDEIEADGSINDDYRIDYLRSHIEQMHEAILDGVDLIGYTPWGCIDLVSASTGEYAKRYGFIYVERYDDGTGDFSRREKKSFNWYKKVIETNGEDLG, from the coding sequence ATGAGTTTTCCAAAAGGATTTTTATGGGGTGGTGCAACTGCTGCTAACCAATTAGAAGGTGGTTGGAACGAAGGTGGAAAAGGAATTTCATGCCCTGACATTTGTACTGGTGGAAGCCATACTCAAAGTAAAAGAATTACACCAACATTAGAAGAAGGGACTTTCTATCCATCACATATGGCAATTGATCATTATCATCGTTTCAAAGAAGATATTGCTTTATTTGCTAAAATGGGATTTAAAGTATATCGTTTTTCAATTGCTTGGACAAGAATTTTTCCTAATGGTGACGAAACAACACCAAATGAAGAAGGATTAAAATTTTATGAAGATTTAATTGATGAATGCTTAAAATATAATATTGAACCATTGATCACAATCTCACATTATGAAGTACCGTTTGGTTTAACAAAGAAATGCAATGCTTGGGCATCACGAGAAATGATTGACTATTACATGAATTATTGTAAAACTATTTTTGAACGCTATAAAGGTAAAGTAAAATATTGGTTAACTTTTAATGAAATTAATAGCGCAACGATGCCAATGGGAGCTTTTTTATCACAAGGAATTTTAAATGAACAAGAAAAAAGCACTGATTTTACAAATCAGGTTGATGATCCCCAATTACGTTTTCAAGGATTGCATCATCAATTTATTGCTAGTGCTAAAGCAGTTCAATTAGCCCATGAAATTGATCCTGATTATAAAGTTGGTAATATGATGATTTATGCAACATCATATCCATTAACTTGTGATCCTGATGATATCATTAAAAATCAACAACAAAATCATATCATGAACTATTTCTGTAGTGATGTTCAATGCCGTGGATATTATCCAACATACATGAAGCGTTATTTTAAAGAAAATAATATTGAAGTAACGATGGAGCCTGGGGATGAAGAAATATTAAAAGCTGGACCAGTTGATTTCTATACATTCTCATACTATATGTCAGTATGTCAAACAGCCGATCCAACTAAAGGGGCTGGTGAAGGTAATATTTTAGGCGGTGTAGCAAATCCATATTTAAAAGCATCTGATTGGGGATGGCAAATTGATCCTAAAGGATTACGTTATTCACTAAATGAAATCTATGATCGTTATCAAATTCCAGTAATGGTAGTTGAAAATGGTCTAGGAGCATATGATGAAATCGAAGCAGATGGTTCAATTAATGATGATTACCGGATTGATTATTTGAGAAGTCACATTGAACAAATGCATGAAGCAATTCTAGATGGTGTGGATTTAATTGGTTATACACCATGGGGATGTATTGATTTGGTATCTGCATCAACAGGAGAATATGCTAAGCGTTATGGTTTCATTTATGTTGAAAGATATGATGATGGAACAGGTGATTTTTCAAGAAGAGAGAAAAAATCATTTAATTGGTATAAAAAAGTTATTGAAACTAATGGTGAAGATTTGGGATAA
- a CDS encoding ATP-grasp domain-containing protein, producing the protein MNVVFISPHFPLYFHNFCSRLKNRGVNVLGIGDAQYSEISNETKESLSEYYRVNSLENYDEVYKAVAYYISKYGRIDFVESQNEYWLETDARIRSDFNICSGTKFEDLAVMKYKSKMKAVYESVGLNVARYCLIDTFENALNFIDAVGYPVVVKPDNGVGATSTYKLNNQAELEYFFATKDERVYIMEEYVNGHVETFDGITDSNKNVLIANSTIMLNSIMDNVNEHCDTAFCNRFVAGSDIEEIGTKVVKAFDTRSRFFHFEFFRLDSDKEGLGKKGDLVGLEVNMRAPGAYMPDMINFSYESDVYTIWADMVIYDKCFIELKQKYLVAYIGRRNDIGYMFDHDQLISQFGGNIMLDVDVPEVLSAAMGNHVYMVRTENQEHLDYLINEFLKRCDGSNWR; encoded by the coding sequence ATGAATGTAGTATTTATTTCACCGCATTTTCCTTTATATTTTCATAACTTTTGTTCTCGATTAAAAAACCGTGGAGTAAATGTTTTAGGAATTGGAGATGCTCAATATAGTGAGATTAGCAATGAAACAAAAGAAAGTTTAAGTGAGTATTATCGTGTTAATAGTTTGGAAAATTATGATGAAGTATATAAAGCGGTAGCTTATTATATTAGTAAGTATGGTCGAATTGATTTTGTTGAAAGTCAAAATGAATATTGGTTGGAGACTGATGCACGAATTCGCAGTGATTTTAATATATGCAGTGGTACTAAATTTGAAGATTTGGCAGTGATGAAATACAAATCAAAGATGAAAGCCGTTTATGAAAGTGTTGGTTTGAATGTGGCACGATATTGTCTAATTGATACTTTTGAAAATGCTTTGAATTTTATTGATGCGGTCGGGTATCCAGTTGTGGTAAAGCCGGATAATGGGGTTGGAGCTACATCTACTTATAAACTGAATAATCAAGCAGAATTAGAATATTTTTTTGCTACTAAAGATGAGCGTGTTTATATTATGGAAGAATATGTCAACGGACATGTTGAAACTTTTGACGGAATTACCGACAGTAATAAAAATGTTTTAATCGCCAATAGCACGATTATGTTAAATTCAATTATGGATAATGTAAATGAGCATTGTGACACTGCTTTTTGTAATCGTTTTGTTGCTGGTAGTGATATAGAAGAAATTGGAACGAAAGTAGTTAAAGCTTTTGATACAAGAAGTCGTTTTTTCCATTTCGAATTTTTCAGACTTGATTCAGATAAAGAAGGTTTAGGGAAAAAAGGTGATTTAGTTGGTTTAGAAGTCAATATGCGAGCTCCGGGGGCTTATATGCCAGATATGATAAATTTCAGTTATGAAAGTGACGTTTATACAATTTGGGCTGATATGGTAATTTATGATAAATGTTTTATAGAACTAAAGCAGAAATATTTAGTTGCATATATTGGTCGTCGTAATGATATTGGTTATATGTTTGATCATGACCAGTTAATTAGTCAGTTCGGTGGAAATATTATGCTTGATGTTGATGTCCCTGAAGTTTTAAGTGCAGCGATGGGTAATCATGTTTACATGGTTAGAACAGAAAATCAAGAGCATTTAGACTATTTAATTAATGAATTTTTGAAGCGATGTGATGGTAGTAATTGGCGATAA
- a CDS encoding YibE/F family protein: MKIFNELKENRVVIIIMLITIIAAGFFNQYLAKDYSRVNNDSTDFVSGKIVEITSSNLEYDQDLKINLGKQVVVVEILEGKSAGKRVEIDNYLTAAHNVEVAIGSKVIISADEPDGIDSYYTVYNFDRGLGMIIFTCVLLLVIIAIGRGKGVKAILGLAYTLYLVIFLLLPTVFSGYSPVLMSIICVALSTIVTLMLLNGASKKTYSAIVATVLGVVLSAGGFYLMSLVLKVNGFSVDEAESLVLINQATGLSIKDILFAGILISSLGAIMDVGMSIVSALSELFHHQPNLTQKQIFDSGIEIGKDMIGTMTNTLILAFTGSAFVSLLVLFSYNVDIKQLLSSNYIAIEFAQGIAGTLGIVLTVPIASFISAWALTNKKSNNNFFKS; this comes from the coding sequence ATGAAGATATTTAATGAATTAAAAGAGAATCGTGTTGTTATTATCATTATGCTCATTACGATAATTGCAGCTGGTTTTTTTAATCAATATTTAGCTAAGGATTATTCTCGGGTTAATAACGATTCAACTGATTTTGTTAGCGGGAAGATAGTAGAAATAACGAGCAGTAATCTTGAATATGATCAAGATTTAAAAATAAATCTTGGAAAACAAGTAGTTGTGGTTGAGATTCTTGAAGGAAAAAGTGCAGGAAAAAGAGTAGAGATCGATAATTATCTAACAGCTGCTCATAATGTTGAAGTTGCGATTGGCTCGAAAGTGATTATCTCAGCTGATGAACCAGATGGAATAGACTCGTATTATACGGTTTATAATTTTGATCGTGGCTTAGGAATGATTATTTTTACTTGTGTATTATTGCTTGTTATCATTGCAATTGGGCGCGGAAAAGGGGTTAAAGCAATCTTAGGATTAGCTTATACATTATATTTAGTAATTTTTCTATTACTGCCAACTGTATTTTCAGGTTACTCACCAGTATTAATGAGTATTATCTGTGTTGCTTTATCAACGATTGTTACATTAATGTTGTTAAATGGTGCTTCTAAAAAGACTTACAGTGCAATTGTGGCAACAGTTTTAGGGGTAGTTTTATCGGCAGGGGGATTTTATTTAATGTCATTAGTACTAAAAGTTAATGGTTTTAGTGTTGATGAGGCAGAAAGTCTTGTGTTAATTAATCAAGCTACGGGATTATCGATTAAAGATATTTTATTTGCAGGGATTTTAATTTCATCATTAGGGGCAATTATGGATGTTGGAATGTCAATTGTTTCTGCCTTATCAGAATTATTTCATCATCAGCCAAACTTGACTCAAAAACAAATTTTTGATTCAGGAATAGAAATTGGTAAAGATATGATTGGTACGATGACAAATACCTTGATTTTAGCATTTACTGGTAGTGCATTTGTTTCATTATTAGTCTTATTTTCATACAATGTCGACATTAAACAACTATTAAGTTCTAATTATATTGCAATAGAATTTGCTCAAGGAATTGCTGGTACTTTAGGAATCGTATTAACTGTTCCAATTGCTTCGTTTATTAGTGCCTGGGCATTAACTAATAAAAAGAGTAATAACAATTTTTTCAAGAGTTGA